GAAAACGGCCAGTTCACCATGATTGGTCTTGAGGTGGACGGCAAACCCCTGCTGCGGGCCTATTCCATCGTCTCCGCCAATTATGAGGAGCAGATGGAGTTCCTCTCCATCGCGGTGGAGGATGGGCCGCTGACGTCACGCCTGCGCCATGTCAAGCCTGGCGACACCGTCCTGATTGGGCGCAAGCCCGTTGGCACCTTGCTGCTGGACAACCTCAAGCCTGGGCGCAACCTCTATTTGTTTTCCACGGGCACAGGGCTGGCCCCTTTCATGAGCTTGATTAGGGATCCTGAAAGCTACGACCGCTACGACAATGTCATCCTGACCCATACCGTGCGTGAAAGCGATGAGCTCGCTTACCGCCGCTTCATTGAAAGCGACCTGCCCCGCCACGAGTTCCTGGGGGAGGAAGTGGCGGCCAAGTTGAAATACTACCCCGCCGTCACGCGTGAGGACTTTCCTGTCCAAGACCGCATCACCACCCTGATTGAGAATGGCCAGATGTGCCGTGACCTGGGCTTGCCAGAGCTTGACCCCGAACATGACCGCGCCATGATTTGCGGCTCCCCCCAGATGCTGGCGGACACTAAGGCGTTGCTGGAGAAGCGCGGCTTCACGGAAGGCAATATGAGCCAGCAAGGCTCCTACGTTGTTGAGAAGGCCTTCGCTGAACGCTGAGATCCTCATTAGAGAGTAGGCGCTCTTAGGGAGTAAGCGCTGAAGGCCAGCCCCCGCACAAGGCGCGTGGCTGGGGCACTTTGGAGCATGTGAAAGGCACCACCATGAACGGCACGCTTTCCAGTCAGGCGGCAGACGCCACCCCCACTTTGGAGAGGGAGTTTGACCTCATCGTCATCGGCGCAGGCTCTGGTGGTGTGCGGTGCGCGCGCATCGCCGCAAGCCTGGGGGCGCGTGTCGCCATTGTGGAGCGCGCCCATTGGGGGGGGACGTGCGTCAATCTGGGCTGCGTGCCCAAAAAGCTGATGTTCTATGGCGTCCAGGTGGGCAAAGCCATTGCAGATGGCCCCGCTTATGGTTGGGACGTCACGCTGCCGCAACACAGCTGGCCTGATTTCAAACGCTCCAAAGACAGGGTGATTGAGCGCCTGGATGGGATTTATGTGCGTTTGCTGGAGAATGCCGGCGTTGCGCTGTTCAGGGGGGATGCTGCCTTGGCTGGCCCGCGTGCGGGTGGTGGTTGGCGCGTTGAGGTTGGCCCCAGCCCCCTTGCGCCTGAACGCCCTGTGACGGTGATCGGTGCTGCGCGCGTTGTGGTAGCCACTGGCAGCAGCCCCACCAGGCTGGCCATCCCCGGCGCTGACTTGGCGCTGACCTCAGACCAGGTGTTCACCATGGATGACTGCCCAGCCTCCATGCTGGTTTTGGGGGCTGGCTACATAGGCGTTGAGTTTTCAGGTGTGTTCGCAGGCTTTGGCGTGAAAACATCCCTGGCTTTTCGCAGGGACCATGTGCTGCGCGGCTTCGACAGCCAAATGGTGGGGCGCCTTGAGGAACTGATGGCCCAGGCTGGCGTGACCCTTTATCCAGGGCTGGAGCCAGTGCGCATTGAGCGCGCCTCCTCTGGCGCGGGGCTGGTCACGCATTTCGCCAATGGCACTGAATTGGAGGCAGGCGGTGTGCTGATGGCCACAGGCCGCCACCCGGCCGTGGCTGGGCTGAACCTGGAAAGTGCAGGCGTGGCGCTGGAGCGCGGGCGCATCGTCACCAATGCGCGCTTTGAAACCAGCGTCCCTGGCATTTACGCCATTGGCGACGTCACCAACCACATCAACCTCACCCCTGTTGCTGTGGCGGAAGGGCAGATGCTGGCTGAGACGCTCTATGGCCCTGGGCCACGCGACCAGCGCGATTTCAAAGCCGTGCCCAAGGCCGTTTTCTTCCAGGAGCCCCTCTCCACTGTGGGTATAAGTGAGGATGAGGCGCTAGCTGATGGCGGTAATTACGCCATTTTCACGTCAAGCTTCACCCCCTTGAGCCAATCAGTGCCCCAGCGCCCAGGCCAGGCCTTGATGAAACTAATAGTCAAAGCAGGCCGCAGCCCTGATGGTGCCTTGGCAGGCAGTGGGGCGATTGTAGGGGTGCACATGGTGGGAGAGGATTCGCCTGATATCATTCAGGTCATGGCTATGGCTGTGGTCAACCAAATGACCAAGGCGCAGCTTGACCGGGTGCTGGCGCTGCACCCCACCATGGCTGAGGAGTTCGTGACCATGCGCGCCCCCCAGCGCTTCATCAGCGCTGGCAAGGTTGTGGCAGACTGAACCCAGACTGGCTGAGCGTGGCTGGCAGAACGCAGCCTGAACCAGGCCCAGCACTCCACGAGAGCGGGGGCTGGGGCGTTCCCTCACCAGCCGTTGCCGCGCGGCGCCACCCAGCCATTGCCTGTGGCATCGCCCAGATTGCCTTGCTGGATGGGGTTGTGGCTGGTGTAGGCCGTGCCGAACTGGGTCAGGTCAGTGCCTGTGATTTTGTCATGTTCCTGCTTGGCCAGATGGTCTGGGTCTGGTCCGTTCTCAAACTCAACGGAGGGGGCCTCCTGGTAGCCTTTAGGGGGCGCCCTGTGGCCGCGGGCATGAATGTGCTCCCCACCACCGCGCTTGTTGCCCGTGGCGTTGCCAGGCGCACCGGCGTGCTGGTTGGCTGTGGCGTCCACAGGGGCGCCGAACTCCACTTCCTGGGCTTCAGCTTCCCCCTGCAAAGTGGGAAGGGTGAAAACAGCACCCAGCAAAGCTGTTCCCAGCAGGCGGGTGGGTGCAGAGAAACGATGTCGCATCATGGGGCGCTCCTGAAAACAGTGCGGGTAAGGCGTGTTGGCTGGCAATGATGTAATGTGTTGCGGGTTACCTTATACTGACTGCAACCACGATTAACCACCGCACGCGCCAGACATGCCCAGACGTGCGCAGTGAACAGTTTAATTCAGGCAATTTTCAGGAAGCTTCCATGAACGCACAGAACAACCACGATTCATCACAGCCCTGGCACCCTGGAAGCTGGCGCGCGCACCCCGTCAAGCAAGTGCCAGATTATGAGGACAAGCGCCTTCTGGCTGAGGTGGAAGAGCAGCTGCGCCGCTGCCCGCCCATCGTCCTGGCGCCGGAGGCCGCGCGGCTTGAAGGGCACATCGCCGCTGCTGGGCGCGGCGAGGCCTTCCTGCTCCAGGGGGGGCCTTGCGCTGAAAGCTTTGACGCCTTCAGCGCCGATTTCATCAGAGCCCTTTACGACACGCTGGCCCAGATGGCCCAAATCGTGGAAAAAGGCCTTGGCAAGCCAGTGGTGCGCACGGCGCGCCTGGCTGGGCAGTACGCCAAGCCGCGCTCTTCAGCTGTGGAGGGGCGCAATGGACAGGAGCTGCCCAGCTACCGGGGGGACATCGTCAACAGTCACCGCTTTGAGGCGCCTGCGCGCCGCCACGATCCCTTGCGCATGGTGAAGGGTTATGACCAGGCTGCAGCGACCATGAACTACGCCCGCGCCCTGGCTAGCGCCCAGAATGATGACCGTTTCTTTGTCGCCCATGAGGCCCTCCTGCTGCCTTATGAGGAAGCTTTCGCCCGCCCCGTGGCGCCTGGGCAGGCGCAGGGTGCCTATTATGGCGCCAGCGGCCATTTCCTGTGGATCGGTGACCGCACGCGCCAACCTGACGGCGCCCATGTGGCGTTCCTGCGCGGGCTTGTGAACCCGCTTGGCATTAAAGTGGGGCCAACCACACCGGCCACTGACCTGCTGGCGTTGCTCAGCACCCTGAACCCTGGCCGCAAGGCTGGGCGCATCACCTTGATCGCCCGCATGGGGGCTGGGCGGGTGCGCGATCTCCTGCCCTCCTTGGTGGAGGCCGTCAAAGCTTCTAGCCAGCCAGTGACGTGGGTATGTGACCCCATGCACGCCAACACCATCTCTGCCCAAGGTGGCGTCAAGACGCGCCCCTTTGACGCCATCGTCCAGGAGTGGTCAGGCTTCAAAGCCGTTCTGGACCAAGCCGGTGTGCCAGCTGGCGGCATCCACCTGGAAATGACGGGCCGTGACGTCACTGAATGCACAGGCGGCCCGCAGGGCTTGCAGGAAAGCGACCTTGGCCTGCGTTACGAAAGCCATTGCGACCCTTGCCTGAACGCCACCCAGGCCCTGGCCTTGGCCAGCATGGTGGCTAGCGGGGGGAAAAGCTGATGGCGCATTCCACCAACGCCTCCAGCAGCCCAGGGCACGGGGCCTTCCCCCCCTCCCCCGTGCTGGATAGCCTGCCAACGGGCCATGCGCTGCTGAACGCCGTTGCCCAGGACGATAAGGCCATTCTTGACCTGACGGATGCTTATTTCATCCGCACCAGGGAGATCGTGGAGCGCTTTGGCGATTGTGATGTCACCTATGCCGTGTTCCTGCGCCGCCCTGTGGTGGCGGCGTGCGGCCTGGCCCACCGTTGGCTGGAGGCCGTGTCGCGCCGGCAGGGCTTCCAGGTGGAGGTGCGCGACCTTTACTCAGAAGGCGCCTGGGTGGGCGCTGGGGAACCTTTGTTCTACCTCAAGGGGCGTTTTTCAAAGCTCGCCCCGCTTGAGACCCTTCTACTGCAGAAAATAGGCCCTACCTGCGTTGCTGCCCACAATGCCTACCAAATGGCCATGGCCCTGCCGCATGTGCCTTTCCTGGCCATGGATGCGCGCCATTGCACTGGCGCTGCCATGCAGGAGCAGATGGCCTATGCGGCTGCTGTTGGTTCGCGCGCAGCTCAGCGGGAGGGGGCCAAGGGGTTCATCGGTAACGCCAACGACCAGACGGCGCCTTTTTTTGGGCTGAACCAGGGGTTAGGCACTATGCCCCACGCCCTTGTGGGCTATGCAGGCAGCACGCTGCGCGCAGCGGAGATGTTTGTTGAGCGCTTCCCCGACCAGCCGCTGACCATCCTGGTTGATTATTTCGGCCAGGAAGCCACAGACGCCCTGGCTGTCTGCAACCGCTTTGCCGACAAAGCGCGCGCTGGCCAGATCTCTGTGCGCCTGGATACGCACGGCAGCCGCTACTTTGAAGGGCTTGATCCCCAGACCTCCTATGAGGTTCTGGAACGCCACGTACCAGGCACCCTGCGCCGCTACCGCTCTGAAAAGGAGCTGCGCTACCTGGTGGGGGCTGGCGTTTCAGCTGCAGCCATTTGGCGCCTGCGTGAGGTACTTGACGAAGCTGGCTTCGGGGCGGTGAAGATCGTTGCCTCCAGTGGCTTTTCCGTGGCCAAATGCGTTGTGATGAACGATGCCAAAGCCCCCCTGGACGTGGTGGGTACAGGCTCTTTCCTGCCAGAAACCTGGGGGGAGACCTACGCTACTGCTGATGTGGTGGCTTATGATGGCAGGCCTTTGGTCAAAAAGGGGCGCGAGTTCCTGCTCAACAAGCTTTCAGCAGCACGCTGAAGGCGCCATAGCCTCAAGGCGTGCTCCACAGGCCCTGCCCCTTGCTTTGCGTTTTCCCGCTTTTCCCATGGATGGGGGCGTAATGGTGGCAGGCTTGTTAGCCTTCCATGGTTGGCCTTTCACGTGGGCAGCATCCAACCA
The sequence above is drawn from the Formicincola oecophyllae genome and encodes:
- a CDS encoding ferredoxin--NADP reductase, which translates into the protein MRTFPAHSTHPMPTHDGGLTGLVPHDHEKAGEQAGKQWRLAGPSKEYGHLYPATVKEVHHWTRRLFSFTTTRDSGLRFENGQFTMIGLEVDGKPLLRAYSIVSANYEEQMEFLSIAVEDGPLTSRLRHVKPGDTVLIGRKPVGTLLLDNLKPGRNLYLFSTGTGLAPFMSLIRDPESYDRYDNVILTHTVRESDELAYRRFIESDLPRHEFLGEEVAAKLKYYPAVTREDFPVQDRITTLIENGQMCRDLGLPELDPEHDRAMICGSPQMLADTKALLEKRGFTEGNMSQQGSYVVEKAFAER
- a CDS encoding FAD-dependent oxidoreductase, which gives rise to MKGTTMNGTLSSQAADATPTLEREFDLIVIGAGSGGVRCARIAASLGARVAIVERAHWGGTCVNLGCVPKKLMFYGVQVGKAIADGPAYGWDVTLPQHSWPDFKRSKDRVIERLDGIYVRLLENAGVALFRGDAALAGPRAGGGWRVEVGPSPLAPERPVTVIGAARVVVATGSSPTRLAIPGADLALTSDQVFTMDDCPASMLVLGAGYIGVEFSGVFAGFGVKTSLAFRRDHVLRGFDSQMVGRLEELMAQAGVTLYPGLEPVRIERASSGAGLVTHFANGTELEAGGVLMATGRHPAVAGLNLESAGVALERGRIVTNARFETSVPGIYAIGDVTNHINLTPVAVAEGQMLAETLYGPGPRDQRDFKAVPKAVFFQEPLSTVGISEDEALADGGNYAIFTSSFTPLSQSVPQRPGQALMKLIVKAGRSPDGALAGSGAIVGVHMVGEDSPDIIQVMAMAVVNQMTKAQLDRVLALHPTMAEEFVTMRAPQRFISAGKVVAD
- a CDS encoding 3-deoxy-7-phosphoheptulonate synthase class II yields the protein MNAQNNHDSSQPWHPGSWRAHPVKQVPDYEDKRLLAEVEEQLRRCPPIVLAPEAARLEGHIAAAGRGEAFLLQGGPCAESFDAFSADFIRALYDTLAQMAQIVEKGLGKPVVRTARLAGQYAKPRSSAVEGRNGQELPSYRGDIVNSHRFEAPARRHDPLRMVKGYDQAAATMNYARALASAQNDDRFFVAHEALLLPYEEAFARPVAPGQAQGAYYGASGHFLWIGDRTRQPDGAHVAFLRGLVNPLGIKVGPTTPATDLLALLSTLNPGRKAGRITLIARMGAGRVRDLLPSLVEAVKASSQPVTWVCDPMHANTISAQGGVKTRPFDAIVQEWSGFKAVLDQAGVPAGGIHLEMTGRDVTECTGGPQGLQESDLGLRYESHCDPCLNATQALALASMVASGGKS
- a CDS encoding beta/alpha barrel domain-containing protein, whose protein sequence is MAHSTNASSSPGHGAFPPSPVLDSLPTGHALLNAVAQDDKAILDLTDAYFIRTREIVERFGDCDVTYAVFLRRPVVAACGLAHRWLEAVSRRQGFQVEVRDLYSEGAWVGAGEPLFYLKGRFSKLAPLETLLLQKIGPTCVAAHNAYQMAMALPHVPFLAMDARHCTGAAMQEQMAYAAAVGSRAAQREGAKGFIGNANDQTAPFFGLNQGLGTMPHALVGYAGSTLRAAEMFVERFPDQPLTILVDYFGQEATDALAVCNRFADKARAGQISVRLDTHGSRYFEGLDPQTSYEVLERHVPGTLRRYRSEKELRYLVGAGVSAAAIWRLREVLDEAGFGAVKIVASSGFSVAKCVVMNDAKAPLDVVGTGSFLPETWGETYATADVVAYDGRPLVKKGREFLLNKLSAAR